From the Priestia aryabhattai genome, the window CAACTCCAGGAAGAAGAACAGTTAGATTTGTTTACATATGGAGAGCAAGCAAAAAAAGAACCTTTATACAAAGCGGTCGAAAGTTTGCGTGAAAAATATGGAGATAACATTATTCAAAGCGGTTTAAAAAAACAAAAGGGAAAAGAAGAGAGGTAACTCTCTTTTTTTGTATAAAATAATAGGTTTACACTCATTATAGAAGGGGAAGTACATTACTAACAGGGTAATCAAAGTGATTACAAAATGAATTTGATTGCGGTTTTTTTGATTGTTTGCAATTAAATTACATAAAATAATATATGAGGTGATCTTATGTCAGACGTACTATTTACATCTAAAGCAACAGCCGTTGGAGGCCGAGATGGTCGAGTTAAATCAGATGATGGTATTATTGATTTAACCCTTGTAAATCCTTCTCCAAATAACAAAAAAGAAGGAACAAATCCCGAGCAGCTGTTTGCAGCAGGATATTCTGCTTGTTTTGACGGTGCTTTAAATTTAATCGCTAAGAAACAAAAAAAAGACATTGATTCGTCTATTACTGCAGAAGTAAGTCTACTAAAAGACCACACTGATGATGGCTTTAAAATTGGCGTGGTGTTAAACGCTCATATTAAAGGCGTTTCACAAGAAGTAGCGGAGAAGCTAGTAGAAGATGCACATCAATTCTGCCCGTATTCTAAAGCAACGCGTGGAAATGTTAACGTAACGTTAAATACAACGGCTGAGTAAGTAAAAAAACGCTTGGATTTATCTTAAATCCAAGCGTTTTTTATGTGCAATTTTAAGTGGCCTATTTTTGATTGTACGTATGCAATGATTGCAATAACTCCTGCAGGGTTTCTTTCAGCTTTTCTAATTCTCCTTGTGACTTATTTGTCATACTAAAAACTTCTTCTGGAATATGACAAGCTTTATCACGTAATTTTTTTCCTTTTTCGGTTAAACTAATAAAAACGACGCGTTCATCTTCATTAGAACGCTGACGAATCACTAATTCTTGATCCTGCATTCTTTTTAGCATAGGAGTAAGAGTACCTGAATCCAAATACAGAAGTTCTCCCATTTTTTTTACACTGAGTGTTTCATGTTCCCATAAAACAAGAAGGGCTAAATACTGCGGATAGGTTACTCCTAATTTATCGAGCAGCGGCTTGTATACCTTTGTAATTTCTCGAGACGTGGCATAAATTGAGAAGCAAAGCTGATTTTCTAGCTGCAGCTGCTTATACAGTTGTTCCATACAAGTTGCCTCCAATCTATTGTTTTTTATTTAATTATACACAATTAAATAGTGGTGTCCAATAACGCTGGATGAAAAAGTAATCAAGCTGTAAATAAAAAATGGGAATTTTACATATACTAAGAAAAAAAGGGAGCTGTGCACATGTATTTTGCAAAAAAAGCCGTAGAAGAAGAAGTAAATCAAATGATGGATACGACTGTATATGCGTGTCAATCTGAATCATGTAATGGGTGGATGAGAGAAGATTTTGTTACGGTTGATTATAATTGTCCGATGTGCGGAACGGAAATGTCGCAGGAAGTACGCGAGCTGCCGAAAATTAAGTACGATCACCAATTTTATAATAAATAAAAAAGAAGCGACTGCTTCTTTTTTATTTTCACTAAAATTTCATTAAGCTGCGCTAGAATAAGAACCAACATACTATGAAGGTGAGGAATATCAGAATGAATCAAGGGAATTTTTTGAAAGGTTTATTTTGGGGAACCTTATTTAGTATTCCTATTTGGATTTCATTGTTTGGCTGGTTCCGCATTTTATCACATCTTGCATAGTTTCGTTTTATAAACTGTGATACGCGCCATTATCTTTCTATTTCCGATATAATAAAGGTAATGGAAAAAATAAGGAGCTGTTCTCTATGATTCAATATAAAACGGAGCAAATGACGGTTTTTGAAAGCGCGCTATTTCAAACAACATCTGCAGTTGTTGAAACAAAAGACTGTGTAATTGTTGTCGATCCAACATGGCTTCCTCACGAAATTAATGAAATTAAACAGCATGTTCAAGGGATCTTAAATCATCGCAAACTGTATGTATTTTTTACTCACGGAGATTTTGATCACGTCATTGGATATGGCGCTTTCTTAGAATTAAATACCACCTTTATCGGCAGCAAATTTTTAGAACATCATCCGCACAAAGAAGAAAAAGTTCAAATGATTAAGCAGTTTGATCATGACTATTATATAAAAAGATCTCATGATATTATATTCCCGGATCTGGATATTGTCGTAGTTGAAAATGAACAGCATATTACCTTAGGCGAAACACCTATTACATGTTATTTTGCAAAAGGTCATACGAACGATGGACTCTTCATGATTGTCGATAATTCGATATGGATAGCAGGGGATTATTTATCTGATTTTGAATATCCGTACATATATGAAAGTGTAAACGATTACCGTGACACGCTTGCTACTGCTCGACATATTTTAGCTAAGCACCAAAATTTAACGCTAGTTCCTGGGCACGGGAAAACGACACATCACCGAGCTGAGATTCAAAGACGAGTGGAGATGGCCAGCTCTTATTTAGATGAACTGCAAGCTGCAGTGAAAGAACACAGTAAAGAAGCGCTTGATAAGCTAAATGATAAACTGGCGTTTCCATCTGATTTCACCGCACAATGTCACCAAAAAAACGTTGAAATTATGAAAAGAGAACTACTATCATAGAAACCGAGTGTATGGTCATAACGTTGATACTAAAAGTAAGAAACCGCATCTTATATTCCCGGATAATGGAAGATGGGGTTTTTCTTAATTACTTTATTTATCAATTAAATGAAACTTTTTCCTTTTATATCCGTTTATATAAGTAAGAAATTGTTTTATTTATAAAGGAGTATGACAATGGGGAAAAAAGGTTGTGTAAAATGCGGACACACAGAAGCAAAAACAAAAGAAATTGCTACAACAGGAACGGGACTTTCTAGATACTTAGATGTTCAGCACAATCACTTTACAGTTGTATATTGTACGAGCTGCGGTTATTCAGAGCTCTATAATAAATCATCTTCAAGAGGCAGCAATATTATTGACTTATTTTTTGGAGGATAAAGATGAGTATCAACCTTATTGAAATTGAAAAAGACAGGCGCGTTTCCTATTTGAACCTGCTATTAATAGGGGATGAAGACGAAAAAATGGTGAAGTCGTATATAAATGAAGGGACCTTATTTACCATTGTGTATGAAAAGAAGGAGATAGGAGTTGTACAGTGCCTCATCGATGAAAAGGAAGCGACAGTAGAAGTAAAGAATATCGGCTTAAAAGAAGCATACAGAGGAAAAGGAATCGGCAGCAAAGTCATTAAAAAGTTAGAAACATTGTATGAGTGTAACCATTATTCTAAAATGATTGTAGGCACAGCGGATTCCAGTCTTGAAAACATAGCATTTTATAAAAAGGCAGGCTTTTATCAAACAGGTGTAAAAAAGAATTTTTTCCTGCAGTACGTTCCACCGATTTACGAGAATGGCTTGCAAGCTATCGATATGATTATGTTTGAAAAAACATTAAAAAGCAGAAGCGACTAACACGCTTCTGCCTTTTTTAGTGATTAATCTAAAATTTGAAGTTTTACCGTTTTGCGTCCCCAATTTAAAGCAGAGCTTTGAGATGCCATAAATAAATCAACGCGAGTACCTTTAATGGCACCACCAGTATCTCCAGCAATCGCTTCTCCGTAACCTTCTACGTATACACGAGAACCTAATGGAATCACGCGAGGATCAACTGCAATTACTTTTCGATTAGGATTTGACCTTAGGTCGATGCCTGTAGCAGTAATTCCACTGCAGCCCGCACAGTAAGCAGTATAAGCTGTTGCTTCAACCGTAATCTCTTTAGAAACCGACTTATTTTCCTCCGCTGGAGCAGGTGAAGATGTTGAAGTCGACGGTGCTGAAGTTGACGGTGTCGAAGGAGCAGCAGGTGATGGCGTTGATGGTTTCGCCTGAGCTGCTGCTTGTCCGCCTACTTGTAGCACTTGATTAATGTAAATCGTATTAGACGATAAGTTATTCCACTGTTTTAATTGAGAAATTGAAATGCCGTGTCGCTGTGCTACGCTCCACATTGTATCTCCAGGCTGAACTTTGTAACTTTTACTGTTGCTAGGAGCCGGGGATGCCTGCGTTTCGTTTGTTTTTTCCTGTACAGGTGCTGAAGGTGATGATGAAACAGTTCCTGCTCCGCTTATTTTTAGCACTTGGTTCACGTAAATTAAATGACTAGATAAGTTATTCCACTCTTTTAGCTGCTGTACAGAAGTACCGTTGTTTTTAGCGATACGATAAAGCGTGTCGCCTGATTTTACTGTATATGTATGATTTGAAGATGTCGTAGTTGGAGTTGAATTAGATGAAGAGTCAGTAGATGTAGATCCAATTTTTAATGTTTGGTTTGCATAAATCAGTGTGGAAGAAAGACCGTTCCACTTTTTTAAATCCTCAACTGTTACATTATGCTGCTGAGAGATGCTGAATAACGTTTCTCCAGCTTTTACTTTATGCGTGTCTGTGTCAGCCGATGCTGCGTCTGCAATTCCAATTGATACTAAAGCTGTTGCCCCTAATGTAAAAATATGTTTTTTCATCTAATATTTCTCCTTTATTCCCAATAGTTGTCTCTTATTCTATCAGCAATATGTAACAAACTCATGACAAAAAGGTGGGTTTTATATTACAAATTTGTAACAATACGTCTAAATTTATAGAAAAAACGCAAAAAATCTGCAAAAAACGCAGTTTTTTTACGATTATCATGAAAAAAAGTCTTAATTTGTCTATAAAGATAGGATAGTAAAAAAGGTATTCTGCTTTCATAAAGGTGAAGAAGAAAGAAGCTATGCTATATTCAAATGACATGATAGAATAGACAAGTTAGAAATGAACGGATAAAAAGGGAGTTTGACATCTATGAAAAAACGCTCTATCTCTTCATATTTAAAAGCATGGGTGAGAGCACTTTCCATTGAGATTAATTATATGAAGAAACACGGCGGAGAAAAGTATACGGTAGGAATAGGAGAGTACTTAGGGCAGCAGGAGGATGCGTACCTTTACCGGTTTGAACGCACAGCCGATTTATACCTTTTTGATGGAGCTCAGGTACGCCTTGTCCACCAGCATAAAGAGAGTAAAGGAGAAGTTATCGGAACAGAAGGATTTGATTTGTACCTTAAAATAGATACGTTTATTGGACAAGAAGTAGACGAACTCGATATATATAACGAACCATGGGA encodes:
- a CDS encoding organic hydroperoxide resistance protein; the protein is MSDVLFTSKATAVGGRDGRVKSDDGIIDLTLVNPSPNNKKEGTNPEQLFAAGYSACFDGALNLIAKKQKKDIDSSITAEVSLLKDHTDDGFKIGVVLNAHIKGVSQEVAEKLVEDAHQFCPYSKATRGNVNVTLNTTAE
- a CDS encoding MarR family winged helix-turn-helix transcriptional regulator — protein: MEQLYKQLQLENQLCFSIYATSREITKVYKPLLDKLGVTYPQYLALLVLWEHETLSVKKMGELLYLDSGTLTPMLKRMQDQELVIRQRSNEDERVVFISLTEKGKKLRDKACHIPEEVFSMTNKSQGELEKLKETLQELLQSLHTYNQK
- a CDS encoding cold-inducible protein YdjO-related protein, whose protein sequence is MYFAKKAVEEEVNQMMDTTVYACQSESCNGWMREDFVTVDYNCPMCGTEMSQEVRELPKIKYDHQFYNK
- a CDS encoding MBL fold metallo-hydrolase — translated: MIQYKTEQMTVFESALFQTTSAVVETKDCVIVVDPTWLPHEINEIKQHVQGILNHRKLYVFFTHGDFDHVIGYGAFLELNTTFIGSKFLEHHPHKEEKVQMIKQFDHDYYIKRSHDIIFPDLDIVVVENEQHITLGETPITCYFAKGHTNDGLFMIVDNSIWIAGDYLSDFEYPYIYESVNDYRDTLATARHILAKHQNLTLVPGHGKTTHHRAEIQRRVEMASSYLDELQAAVKEHSKEALDKLNDKLAFPSDFTAQCHQKNVEIMKRELLS
- a CDS encoding zinc ribbon domain-containing protein → MGKKGCVKCGHTEAKTKEIATTGTGLSRYLDVQHNHFTVVYCTSCGYSELYNKSSSRGSNIIDLFFGG
- a CDS encoding GNAT family N-acetyltransferase, with amino-acid sequence MSINLIEIEKDRRVSYLNLLLIGDEDEKMVKSYINEGTLFTIVYEKKEIGVVQCLIDEKEATVEVKNIGLKEAYRGKGIGSKVIKKLETLYECNHYSKMIVGTADSSLENIAFYKKAGFYQTGVKKNFFLQYVPPIYENGLQAIDMIMFEKTLKSRSD
- a CDS encoding LysM peptidoglycan-binding and 3D domain-containing protein → MKKHIFTLGATALVSIGIADAASADTDTHKVKAGETLFSISQQHNVTVEDLKKWNGLSSTLIYANQTLKIGSTSTDSSSNSTPTTTSSNHTYTVKSGDTLYRIAKNNGTSVQQLKEWNNLSSHLIYVNQVLKISGAGTVSSSPSAPVQEKTNETQASPAPSNSKSYKVQPGDTMWSVAQRHGISISQLKQWNNLSSNTIYINQVLQVGGQAAAQAKPSTPSPAAPSTPSTSAPSTSTSSPAPAEENKSVSKEITVEATAYTAYCAGCSGITATGIDLRSNPNRKVIAVDPRVIPLGSRVYVEGYGEAIAGDTGGAIKGTRVDLFMASQSSALNWGRKTVKLQILD